From a single Lolium rigidum isolate FL_2022 chromosome 7, APGP_CSIRO_Lrig_0.1, whole genome shotgun sequence genomic region:
- the LOC124676297 gene encoding protein FREE1-like, with the protein MQHGSGDYAASAPAAGGHYYPHQYAPPPPNPYPPAADAPAGYASAPPYSAAPYPDHPPSAPAYSQPPHYAGYPPYNPAPYPPEPSPSPAAPYYPYPQPTHTHPTPPTEPSPTLYDAPYYGGAYQHPQPAAAADDYLDEGAYAYTGDGGAEPYGARGTAPARSGAAMFDDYGRSIGLSSGGAGQPQGGGGGGGSVGGGGFGKIARAVPKAESHEDAGGGAQKFRVKLLPEGAGIPTDVLCQVGLDGIRMLEPSTNRTLRIYPLDTLTKWEILDSTVFAIWAKTSVDFEPKRIRLKSSSYTSNTLLDTVTAATVQFKEIGEDARANGTVDAGKSSVQSNEKKKGFDWMFAKPVDEVKDHWVPDEAAKKCQSCAGDFSHFNRRHHCRNCGEVFCDKCSQGRIALTTDDNAPLVRVCDRCMAEVSQRLSMAQEAAKRSATVQSHGDLAKKLKEELERNRKSSGSASGGVSGTRMREVACPTCTVHLQVEVPTSGSETVECGVCQHAFLVSAN; encoded by the exons ATGCAGCACGGCAGCGGCGACTACGCCGCCTCCGCGCCCGCCGCGGGGGGCCACTACTACCCGCACCAgtacgcgccgcctcctccgaacCCCTACCCGCCCGCCGCCGACGCCCCGGCCGGGtacgcctccgcgccgccctactcCGCCGCTCCCTACCCCGACCACCCCCCGTCCGCCCCGGCCTACTCGCAGCCGCCCCACTACGCCGGGTACCCGCCCTACAACCCCGCGCCCTACCCCCCAGAGCCCTCGCCCTCGCCCGCCGCGCCGTACTACCCCTACCCGCAGCCCACCCACACCCACCCAACTCCACCGACGGAACCCTCGCCCACCCTCTACGACGCCCCCTACTACGGCGGGGCCTACCAGCACCcgcagcccgccgccgccgccgacgattaCCTGGACGAGGGCGCGTACGCCTACACCGGGGACGGCGGCGCGGAGCCGTACGGCGCGCGCGGCACGGCGCCGGCGCGGTCGGGTGCCGCCATGTTCGATGACTACGGCCGGTCCATTGGGCTCTCGTCCGGAGGGGCGGGGCAGCCgcagggtggtggtggcggtggcggcagtgTGGGTGGTGGGGGATTTGGGAAGATTGCCAGGGCGGTTCCGAAAGCGGAGTCCCATGAGGATGCCGGTGGTGGCGCGCAGAAGTTTCGGGTTAAGCTGCTGCCGgagggcgccggaatccctactgATGTGCTTTGCCAG GTCGGTCTGGATGGAATTCGCATGCTTGAGCCCAGCACAAACAGGACCCTAAGGATTTACCCCCTTGACACACTGACGAAATGGGAG ATTTTGGATTCAACTGTGTTTGCGATTTGGGCAAAGACTTCAGTAGATTTTGAACCAAAGAGAATAAGGCTCAAGTCAAGCAGCTATACTTCCAACACTTTGCTTGACACCGTGACAGCAGCAACTGTCCAG TTCAAGGAGATCGGTGAAGATGCAAGAGCCAATGGAACTGTGGATGCTGGAAAATCCTCGGTACAATCAAACGAGAAGAAGAAAGGTTTTGATTGGATGTTTGCAAAGCCTGTTGATGAAGTTAAAGATCATTGG GTTCCAGATGAAGCTGCTAAGAAATGCCAGTCTTGTGCTGGCGATTTCAGTCATTTTAATCGCAGG CATCACTGTAGGAACTGTGGGGAAGTCTTCTGTGATAAATGCAGTCAAGGAAGAATTGCTCTGACAACTGACGATAATGCTCCACTTGTCCGAGTTTGTGATAGATGCATG GCAGAGGTTTCTCAGAGGCTTAGCATGGCACAGGAAGCTGCCAAGAGATCTGCCACAGTGCaaagtcatggagatcttgcaaaaaAACTTAAG GAGGAACTGGAGAGGAATCGCAAATCTTCAG GCTCTGCGTCTGGAGGTGTATCTGGAACCAGGATGCGAGAAGTTGCGTGTCCTACCTGCACGGTCCATCTTCAG GTCGAGGTCCCAACGTCTGGCTCTGAAACAGTGGAATGTGGAGTGTGCCAGCATGCTTTCCTTGTCAGTGCCAATTGA
- the LOC124673643 gene encoding adenylyl-sulfate kinase 3-like, translated as MAPRSGEVAKLFADAGLVCIASFISPYRRDRESCRALLSDGSFIEVFLNMSLELCEARDPKGLYKLARAGKIKGFTGIDDPYEAPLNCEIEIKEVDGVCPSPSDMAEQVVTYLEEKGFLHE; from the exons ATGGCGCCGCGTTCAG GTGAAGTAGCAAAGCTATTTGCAGATGCAGGTCTAGTGTGCATTGCTAGTTTTATATCTCCGTATAGGAGAGACCGAGAGTCGTGTCGTGCATTATTGTCAGACGGTAGTTTTATTGAG GTTTTCTTGAACATGTCCTTGGAATTGTGTGAAGCAAGGGACCCAAAGGGCCTTTATAAGCTCGCTCGTGCAGGAAAAATAAAGG GTTTTACTGGTATTGATGACCCTTATGAAGCACCATTAAATTGTGAG ATTGAGATCAAGGAAGTGGATGGCGTATGTCCTTCACCCTCTGACATGGCGGAACAGGTGGTAACTTATCTTGAGGAGAAAGGCTTTCTGCACGAGTAG
- the LOC124677008 gene encoding 40S ribosomal protein S13-1-like — translation MGRMHSNGKGMSSSVLPYKREAPTWVKATGPDVEELIIRAAKKGQLPSQIGALLRDGHGVPLSSAVTGAKIVRLLKARGLAPAMPEDLYFLVKKAVAIRKHLERNRSDVDAKFRLILVESRVHRLSRYYRVNKKLAPSWKYDSTTASTLVA, via the coding sequence ATGGGTCGCATGCACAGCAATGGGAAGGGCATGTCGTCGTCGGTGCTCCCCTACAAGCGGGAGGCCCCGACCTGGGTCAAGGCCACCGGGCCGGACGTGGAGGAGCTCATCATCCGTGCCGCCAAGAAGGGCCAGCTGCCGTCGCAAATCGGCGCCCTCCTCCGCGACGGCCACGGCGTCCCGCTCTCCAGCGCCGTCACCGGCGCCAAGATCGTGCGCCTGCTCAAGGCTCGCGGACTGGCCCCGGCGATGCCCGAGGACCTCTACTTCCTCGTCAAGAAGGCCGTCGCCATCAGGAAGCACCTGGAGAGGAACCGGTCGGACGTCGACGCCAAGTTCCGCCTCATCCTCGTCGAGAGCAGGGTCCACCGCCTCAGCCGCTACTACCGCGTCAACAAGAAGCTCGCCCCCTCCTGGAAGTACGACTCCACCACCGCCAGCACCCTCGTCGCCTGA